A genome region from Aliivibrio salmonicida LFI1238 includes the following:
- the grpE gene encoding nucleotide exchange factor GrpE: MNNEEKKVNEEIVVEDQIEAIGTEADVEWNESMEESQDAKIAELEAALLASQAQLKEQQDAVLRAKAEEQNVRRRAEGDIDKARKYALKKFAGELLPVIDNLERALESGDKENEAAKVLLEGVELTLQTFISTIEKFGLTVINPVGETFNPEHHQAIGMQASPDHESNTVMVVMQKGYSLNEQVIRPAMVMVAQ; the protein is encoded by the coding sequence ATGAATAACGAAGAAAAAAAAGTAAACGAAGAAATCGTAGTTGAAGATCAAATCGAAGCTATTGGTACTGAAGCCGATGTTGAGTGGAACGAATCTATGGAAGAAAGCCAAGACGCTAAAATTGCAGAATTAGAAGCGGCATTACTTGCAAGCCAAGCGCAGCTTAAAGAACAACAAGATGCGGTTTTACGAGCGAAAGCTGAAGAGCAAAATGTTCGTCGTCGTGCTGAAGGTGATATTGATAAAGCGCGTAAATACGCACTGAAGAAATTTGCTGGTGAACTACTGCCTGTTATCGACAATCTAGAGCGTGCTCTAGAAAGCGGAGATAAAGAAAACGAAGCGGCAAAAGTGTTGCTTGAAGGTGTTGAACTTACATTACAAACGTTTATTTCAACAATCGAAAAATTTGGTCTAACAGTGATTAACCCAGTGGGTGAAACCTTTAATCCTGAGCATCACCAAGCCATTGGTATGCAAGCAAGTCCAGATCATGAATCAAACACCGTAATGGTTGTAATGCAGAAAGGCTACTCATTAAATGAGCAAGTTATTCGTCCTGCAATGGTTATGGTTGCTCAATAA
- the nadK gene encoding NAD(+) kinase — protein MKTAFNVIAIIGKPRDPNAIKTHLALYDWLTELNYTVLLDERLREALPTIPDECFNHLPKLGELADLAIVVGGDGNMLGAARVLSRFDISVIGVNRGNLGFLTDLDPDNFKEPLTEVLNGEFIKEERFLLESEVHRHGQLKSHNSAFNEVVLHPGQVAHMIEFEVYIDDSFAFSQRSDGLIISTPTGSTAYSLSGGGPILSPNLNAISIVPMFPHTLSSRPLVVEGGRHIKLLVSPDNRSSLEVSCDGQVSLPVSPGDEVHIFQSPGKLQLIHPKDYIYYHVLRNKLGWSSKLF, from the coding sequence ATGAAAACAGCTTTTAACGTTATAGCAATCATTGGTAAACCTAGAGACCCTAATGCCATAAAAACGCATTTAGCCTTATACGATTGGCTTACTGAGCTAAATTATACGGTTTTATTGGATGAGCGTTTACGTGAAGCTCTGCCTACTATACCTGATGAATGCTTTAACCATCTTCCTAAACTTGGTGAGTTAGCCGATCTTGCAATTGTTGTTGGTGGTGATGGGAACATGCTCGGCGCGGCACGTGTATTATCACGCTTTGATATTTCCGTTATTGGCGTAAATAGAGGGAACCTTGGGTTTTTAACCGATCTTGACCCTGATAATTTTAAAGAGCCATTAACTGAAGTATTAAATGGCGAATTCATAAAAGAAGAACGTTTCTTACTTGAATCTGAAGTTCACCGCCATGGACAATTAAAAAGTCACAATTCAGCGTTTAATGAAGTTGTCCTTCACCCTGGACAAGTGGCACATATGATTGAATTTGAAGTCTATATTGATGATAGCTTTGCGTTCTCTCAACGCTCTGATGGCTTGATTATTTCAACCCCAACAGGATCAACCGCTTATTCTTTGTCTGGCGGTGGTCCAATCCTTTCTCCTAATTTAAATGCCATTTCAATTGTTCCTATGTTTCCACATACGCTTTCAAGTCGACCTTTAGTCGTTGAGGGAGGCCGCCATATTAAATTATTAGTTTCCCCAGATAATCGCAGTTCACTTGAAGTCAGTTGTGATGGACAAGTCTCTTTACCAGTTAGCCCAGGTGACGAAGTTCATATTTTCCAAAGCCCAGGCAAGTTGCAACTTATCCACCCCAAAGATTATATCTACTATCATGTACTTAGAAATAAGTTAGGCTGGTCTAGTAAGCTTTTCTAA
- the recN gene encoding DNA repair protein RecN, with product MLAHIKITHFAIVKSLELDLTKGMTTITGETGAGKSIAIDALGLCLGDRAEASMVRQGEEKAEITVLFTLENNINAKRWLEDNELYDGNDCILRRVITKEGRSRGFINGSPVPATQLKTLGHLLINIHGQHAHHELMKPEYQLNMLDQYAGHLSLLNKTRSRYQAWRQCDNSLKQLIKNSLQNEAQKQLIEYQIKELNELALGEEEFATLEEDHKRLSNSSELVDYCQQAVSLLYENDDVNALQLLQHANNHIQQLSQLDPQLAPLTEMLNDAMIQVEEANHELKHYLDTIDVDPSQIAYVEERFSKVMSMAKKHHVVADELYEHHQQLLAEYERLDCSDEKRELREQEVEELKQHFLESAHKLTKSRQRYAKELNNKITESMQTLSMEKAVFDIQIESDAATKISPLGIDTLCFKVSTNPGQPLHPIAKVASGGELSRISLAIQVITAQKIETPSLIFDEVDVGISGPTAAVVGKMLRTLGESTQVLCVTHLPQVAGCGHNQLFVEKQTTSGKTETQMRPLNTQERVEELARLLGGTKITAHTLANAKELLNAA from the coding sequence ATGTTGGCACATATTAAAATTACTCATTTCGCAATCGTGAAATCGCTAGAATTAGATCTTACCAAAGGCATGACCACCATTACTGGTGAAACTGGTGCCGGTAAATCTATCGCGATTGATGCTCTTGGTTTATGTCTAGGTGATCGAGCTGAAGCGTCAATGGTTCGCCAAGGCGAAGAGAAAGCAGAGATCACAGTTCTCTTTACTTTGGAGAACAATATTAATGCTAAGCGATGGTTAGAAGATAACGAATTATACGATGGCAATGATTGTATTCTACGCCGTGTAATCACTAAAGAAGGCCGCTCTCGTGGCTTTATTAATGGCAGCCCTGTACCTGCAACACAGCTAAAAACACTAGGTCACTTATTAATTAATATTCATGGTCAACATGCTCATCATGAATTAATGAAACCTGAATATCAGCTCAATATGTTAGACCAATACGCTGGACATCTTTCTCTATTAAATAAAACACGCAGTCGTTATCAAGCATGGCGTCAATGCGATAATTCATTGAAACAATTAATCAAAAACAGTCTACAAAACGAAGCGCAAAAACAGCTGATTGAATACCAAATAAAAGAATTGAATGAATTAGCATTAGGTGAAGAAGAATTCGCAACCCTTGAGGAAGATCATAAACGTCTTTCAAATTCGAGTGAATTAGTTGATTACTGCCAACAAGCCGTCTCTCTGTTGTATGAAAACGATGATGTGAATGCACTTCAACTTCTTCAGCATGCAAATAATCATATTCAACAATTAAGTCAGCTTGACCCGCAATTGGCCCCATTAACTGAAATGTTAAATGACGCGATGATTCAAGTAGAAGAAGCAAACCATGAGCTTAAGCATTATTTAGATACTATCGATGTTGACCCTTCTCAAATCGCTTATGTCGAAGAGCGCTTCAGTAAAGTCATGTCAATGGCTAAAAAGCACCATGTCGTCGCTGATGAATTATATGAACATCATCAACAACTCTTAGCTGAATATGAACGCCTAGATTGCTCCGATGAAAAACGAGAACTACGCGAACAAGAAGTAGAAGAATTAAAACAACACTTCTTAGAGTCTGCACATAAGCTCACTAAAAGTCGTCAACGTTACGCAAAAGAGCTAAACAATAAAATCACGGAAAGCATGCAAACATTAAGCATGGAAAAAGCCGTTTTTGATATTCAAATAGAAAGTGATGCCGCCACTAAAATTTCACCACTAGGCATTGATACTTTATGCTTCAAAGTATCAACCAACCCGGGGCAGCCTTTGCACCCTATCGCTAAAGTTGCTTCTGGTGGTGAGCTATCTCGAATTTCTCTGGCTATACAAGTTATTACGGCGCAAAAAATAGAAACACCAAGTTTGATTTTTGATGAAGTTGACGTCGGTATCAGTGGACCAACTGCAGCAGTTGTAGGAAAAATGCTTCGCACTTTAGGTGAATCAACCCAAGTACTGTGTGTTACCCACCTACCTCAAGTTGCAGGCTGTGGGCATAACCAATTATTTGTTGAAAAACAAACAACGTCAGGAAAAACAGAAACACAAATGCGCCCACTTAACACGCAAGAACGCGTAGAAGAATTAGCGCGTTTACTTGGCGGAACTAAAATTACAGCACATACCTTAGCTAATGCCAAAGAATTGTTAAACGCAGCTTAA
- the bamE gene encoding outer membrane protein assembly factor BamE, whose product MQFKKWIIALPLAAGLLGGCSLVEPLVYRIDISQGNYVEQEAVDKLRFGMTKQQVQFVMGSPMLVESGYPNTWYYIYLFTHGHEKSVQKDMIAQFDDNGNLTSIEGYFPMSDSFFEKM is encoded by the coding sequence ATGCAATTCAAAAAATGGATCATTGCTCTACCCCTTGCTGCTGGACTATTGGGTGGTTGCTCGCTAGTAGAACCATTGGTATATCGAATCGATATTAGCCAAGGTAACTACGTCGAACAGGAAGCCGTCGATAAACTGCGATTTGGCATGACAAAACAACAAGTACAGTTTGTTATGGGTTCCCCAATGCTTGTTGAATCAGGCTACCCAAACACTTGGTATTACATTTATCTATTTACTCATGGACACGAGAAATCAGTTCAAAAGGACATGATTGCTCAGTTTGATGATAATGGTAATCTAACCAGTATTGAGGGATATTTCCCTATGAGCGATAGCTTCTTCGAAAAAATGTAA
- a CDS encoding RnfH family protein, whose product MSIINEMIHVEVVYALPTEQVVFKLAVKADQTVQEIIEQSGVLERYPDIDLVVNKVGVFSRNVKLDATIRDKDRIEIYRPLLADPKEIRRKRAAQAKKEAAKK is encoded by the coding sequence ATGTCAATAATTAACGAGATGATACATGTTGAAGTGGTGTATGCCTTGCCAACAGAGCAAGTGGTTTTTAAACTTGCCGTAAAAGCAGATCAAACCGTTCAAGAGATCATTGAGCAATCTGGTGTATTAGAACGTTATCCTGATATTGATTTAGTCGTAAATAAAGTCGGTGTATTTAGCCGTAACGTAAAGTTAGATGCGACAATCAGAGATAAAGATCGTATAGAAATTTATCGACCATTACTTGCTGATCCAAAAGAGATTCGACGAAAAAGAGCGGCACAAGCAAAAAAAGAAGCCGCTAAAAAATAG
- a CDS encoding SRPBCC family protein, whose amino-acid sequence MPQVSRSALVPFSAKQMYDLVNDVASYPQFLPGCSGSKIIEQTECSMIASVDVAKAGIKKTFITENTLVDAQIIGMNLVDGPFKSLTGGWHFTELDETACKVELKLDFEFTNALVAMAFGKVFQELTNNMVNSFTQRAKQIYVNN is encoded by the coding sequence ATGCCTCAGGTTAGCCGTTCTGCATTAGTACCTTTCAGTGCAAAGCAGATGTATGATTTAGTCAATGATGTTGCGTCTTATCCTCAGTTCTTACCCGGGTGCTCTGGTTCTAAGATCATAGAACAAACAGAATGTTCTATGATAGCGTCGGTCGATGTAGCAAAAGCAGGCATAAAGAAGACGTTTATTACCGAAAATACGTTAGTTGATGCTCAAATCATAGGAATGAACTTGGTTGATGGGCCTTTTAAATCATTAACGGGTGGATGGCATTTTACTGAATTAGATGAAACGGCGTGTAAAGTAGAACTAAAATTAGATTTTGAATTTACCAACGCGTTAGTAGCAATGGCATTTGGTAAAGTTTTTCAAGAGCTTACTAATAATATGGTGAATTCATTTACCCAGCGAGCGAAGCAGATTTATGTCAATAATTAA
- the smpB gene encoding SsrA-binding protein SmpB, whose translation MAKKKSKDKAGSNTIAMNKQARHEYFIEDEIEAGVELQGWEVKSLRSGKVNIAESYVYVRDGEIFISGMNITPLQAASTHVVANPTRVRKLLMSRKEIDNLIGRVNREGMTLVATTMYWVRSWAKIKVGVAKGKKLHDKRTDSKEKDWNRDKARIMKSSLR comes from the coding sequence ATGGCAAAGAAGAAATCAAAAGATAAAGCGGGCAGTAATACCATTGCTATGAACAAGCAAGCTCGCCACGAATATTTCATTGAAGATGAAATCGAAGCTGGGGTCGAACTCCAAGGCTGGGAAGTTAAATCTCTTCGTTCTGGTAAAGTAAATATCGCGGAAAGCTACGTATATGTTCGCGATGGCGAAATTTTCATTAGTGGTATGAACATAACACCACTGCAAGCAGCATCGACTCATGTTGTTGCGAACCCTACTCGTGTTCGTAAACTTTTAATGAGCCGTAAAGAAATTGATAATCTAATCGGTCGTGTGAACCGTGAAGGTATGACGCTTGTTGCTACTACCATGTACTGGGTTCGCTCTTGGGCGAAAATAAAAGTTGGTGTAGCAAAAGGTAAGAAACTGCACGATAAACGTACAGATTCAAAAGAAAAAGACTGGAACAGAGATAAAGCTCGAATTATGAAGAGTAGTTTGCGTTAA
- a CDS encoding integrase domain-containing protein has translation MALKTTRLNNKQIDNAKEREKDYVLSDGEGLQLRIRTNGSKLWNFNYIHPQTKKRLNMGLGSYPSLSLANARKLTVSARELVAQGIDPKEHRDEKKHQDLIIHEHTFFNVATEWFERKKDDITVDYAQDVWRSLELHIFPILKSTPVSQITAPMIIELLRPIEAKGSLETVKRLTQRLNEIMTYSVNCGLIHANPLAGIKAAFKKPKKENMAALKPDELPELMIAIANASIKRTTRCLIEWQLHTMTRPSEAAGTRWEEIDLEKGIWTIPPERMKKRREHRIPLTAQALSLLEVMKPISAHREFVFPSDRAPLKPSNSQTANMAIKRMGFAGRLVSHGLRSVASTTLNEQGFESDLIEAALAHVDDSQVRAAYNRTDYLERRIPMMKWWSGHIEEASKGSLSISGMKCLSLVG, from the coding sequence ATGGCATTAAAGACAACTCGCTTAAATAATAAACAAATTGATAATGCAAAAGAACGAGAGAAAGATTATGTCCTCTCTGATGGTGAAGGTCTTCAATTACGAATTCGTACTAATGGTTCTAAACTATGGAACTTCAACTACATTCATCCTCAAACTAAAAAACGATTAAATATGGGGCTAGGTTCTTACCCTTCACTTAGTCTTGCGAATGCCAGAAAGCTAACCGTGTCTGCAAGAGAGTTAGTTGCGCAAGGTATAGACCCTAAAGAACATCGTGATGAGAAAAAACACCAAGACCTGATAATTCATGAACATACTTTTTTTAATGTTGCTACTGAATGGTTTGAGCGTAAGAAAGATGACATCACTGTAGATTATGCTCAAGACGTATGGCGATCTTTAGAGCTACATATATTCCCTATACTTAAAAGTACACCTGTATCTCAAATTACAGCACCAATGATTATTGAATTACTTCGACCAATTGAAGCGAAAGGAAGTTTAGAAACAGTTAAACGACTGACTCAACGATTAAATGAGATCATGACCTATTCAGTAAACTGTGGGCTTATTCATGCTAACCCTCTTGCAGGGATCAAAGCTGCTTTTAAGAAACCCAAAAAAGAAAATATGGCGGCTCTTAAACCTGATGAGTTACCAGAACTTATGATAGCCATTGCTAATGCTTCTATTAAGCGTACTACTCGTTGTTTAATTGAATGGCAACTTCATACAATGACTCGACCATCAGAAGCCGCTGGAACACGTTGGGAAGAAATAGATTTAGAGAAAGGAATTTGGACAATTCCACCAGAGAGAATGAAAAAGCGTAGGGAACATCGTATACCTTTAACTGCTCAAGCTCTTTCTTTACTAGAAGTTATGAAACCTATTAGTGCTCATAGAGAATTTGTATTCCCTTCAGATAGAGCACCATTAAAACCATCAAATAGCCAAACAGCAAATATGGCAATAAAACGTATGGGTTTTGCTGGTAGGTTAGTAAGTCATGGATTACGTTCAGTAGCCAGTACTACGCTAAACGAACAAGGCTTTGAATCAGACCTAATTGAAGCGGCTCTTGCCCACGTAGATGACAGTCAAGTACGTGCGGCTTATAACCGTACTGATTATCTTGAACGAAGAATACCGATGATGAAGTGGTGGAGTGGACATATTGAGGAAGCATCGAAAGGAAGTTTATCTATATCAGGAATGAAGTGTTTATCTTTGGTTGGATAA
- a CDS encoding AAA family ATPase, whose translation MRSFKEIQEILGTQPDVKKIYLIGCTGAGKTSLVQHIIGSKKHGFPVTSHRRTTIAPTEYVIQKNIPFKTTIILKNKNDVVFAIEELIQGAILKAKQDKATTEDVVFELEQSPDDRFKLNQMVKGETFVKVANDIITNVLPPISGKDINDETLLSDSFIKDEIKKIVTEILAEIEANFNRACGNGHTLFTNKTLTIDGISDKDEFILKTKKLLSHDFGSISILAEYIRIEGDLLADWLDPNLEFLLIDGEGIGHSLGEKRDTLSSRHYNFFNYCNNIVLIDDANDPFAAGGHGAIEGIFLNGYQEKFKLVFSKTDKLEQTDLNAYFRRSLNNLRNALKKDEIEFNEENKDTYKLNALDDKNINDESRKTIQRLLTNISNSKKKHLTPLEYDFDLLLSKYNSETLVSTIVNRIEEEHWAVVKALSKRLQSADIEYRHLKPISWILIFLMHELNSFLKRDELTSEVFDSQNIIKQNVSHRLVQYIYTNFVKEKEHLWQQAYEKSGFGSHRERKDFIFNQIVRVFLPSKDKEDAFKSFKKDIKSLLLKSGALELKTAVKTEITHVSIKKIFGSKNVEWSLGDDVNVLIGKNGCGKSTLLKLIFACINNDEETLESFRSPYVELTILKTFDNGETQISKISQSKSPSKINAVMVNTFDIKLDRQNNDVVDLDSQLLKLTGELEGFQRGLLQSINKTVGEQIKQRDEAISKLTTATPDDFARLQELSIQINDATTKIYKPLIEFKSIIDEYFSGTNKSIIIDDEEFPLVVEVENNSHHIKVTDLSSGEKQLLIIFLTVILQKNKSFILLMDEPETSLHVEWQATFIDFIKKLNPNVQIIIATHNPLILLNRESDEIGIIEANNDEVQKRTSGTKYLDISSILLDHFKLPSLVGTQMQNDIQRFSALKMREPELNLEEKNQLSDLGELLENSLAGDMIYNKKYFDFLTFLKNNKHISYEQYEASSEQDMADFLSEFGGSFND comes from the coding sequence TTCCTTTTAAAACAACAATTATTTTAAAAAATAAGAATGATGTAGTTTTTGCAATAGAGGAATTAATTCAAGGAGCTATATTAAAAGCTAAGCAAGATAAAGCGACCACTGAAGATGTGGTTTTTGAATTAGAACAATCCCCCGATGACCGATTTAAGCTGAATCAAATGGTTAAAGGTGAAACGTTTGTAAAAGTTGCAAATGACATTATTACGAATGTATTACCGCCTATAAGTGGTAAAGATATTAACGATGAAACGTTGCTATCAGACTCATTTATTAAAGATGAAATAAAGAAAATTGTTACTGAAATTTTAGCTGAAATTGAAGCTAACTTTAATAGAGCGTGCGGAAATGGTCATACGCTATTTACAAATAAAACGTTAACGATAGATGGTATTAGTGACAAAGATGAATTTATACTGAAAACTAAGAAACTCTTAAGCCATGATTTTGGTTCTATTTCTATATTAGCTGAATATATACGCATTGAAGGCGACTTGTTAGCTGATTGGCTTGATCCTAACCTAGAGTTTTTATTAATTGATGGAGAGGGGATTGGGCACTCTTTAGGTGAAAAAAGAGATACGCTATCTTCACGTCATTACAATTTTTTTAATTATTGTAATAATATTGTATTAATTGATGATGCGAATGATCCGTTTGCGGCTGGTGGTCATGGTGCAATTGAGGGGATATTCTTAAACGGGTATCAAGAGAAATTTAAATTAGTATTCTCTAAAACAGATAAACTTGAGCAGACAGATCTGAATGCATACTTTAGACGTAGTTTAAATAATCTTAGAAATGCGCTAAAAAAAGATGAAATAGAATTTAATGAAGAAAACAAAGATACTTACAAACTAAATGCGCTTGATGATAAAAACATTAATGATGAATCTAGAAAAACAATACAACGGCTATTAACTAACATTAGTAATAGTAAAAAAAAGCACTTAACCCCTTTAGAATATGATTTTGACTTACTGCTTTCTAAATACAATAGTGAGACATTGGTATCAACTATTGTTAATAGAATTGAAGAGGAACATTGGGCTGTAGTTAAAGCTCTTTCAAAACGACTTCAGAGTGCAGATATTGAATATAGGCATTTAAAACCAATTAGCTGGATTCTGATTTTTTTGATGCATGAACTTAACTCTTTTCTTAAAAGAGATGAACTAACTTCTGAAGTATTTGATAGTCAAAATATAATCAAACAGAATGTATCTCACCGATTGGTACAGTATATATATACTAATTTTGTAAAAGAGAAAGAGCACTTGTGGCAACAAGCATATGAAAAAAGTGGTTTTGGCTCTCACAGAGAACGGAAAGATTTTATCTTTAATCAAATAGTTAGGGTTTTTTTACCTAGTAAAGATAAAGAGGATGCATTTAAATCATTTAAGAAAGACATTAAAAGCTTACTATTAAAGTCAGGAGCACTTGAGCTAAAGACTGCGGTAAAAACTGAAATTACTCATGTATCTATAAAAAAAATATTTGGATCTAAAAACGTTGAATGGTCGTTAGGTGATGATGTTAATGTCTTAATTGGTAAGAATGGTTGTGGCAAATCAACTTTGTTAAAACTCATTTTTGCTTGTATTAATAATGATGAGGAAACATTAGAGTCATTTAGGTCTCCATATGTAGAATTAACAATTTTAAAAACCTTTGATAATGGTGAAACTCAAATATCTAAAATATCACAAAGTAAATCACCATCAAAAATTAATGCTGTCATGGTGAATACATTCGATATTAAGTTAGATCGGCAGAACAATGATGTAGTTGACTTAGATAGTCAGTTACTGAAACTAACAGGAGAGCTAGAAGGATTTCAGCGTGGTCTATTACAATCAATTAATAAAACTGTTGGAGAACAAATTAAGCAACGAGATGAGGCAATAAGTAAACTTACAACTGCTACTCCTGATGATTTTGCTCGTTTACAAGAACTAAGCATTCAAATAAATGATGCAACGACAAAAATATATAAACCGTTGATTGAGTTTAAGTCAATTATTGATGAGTATTTTTCAGGTACAAATAAATCGATAATTATTGATGATGAAGAGTTCCCATTAGTTGTCGAAGTTGAAAATAATTCTCACCATATTAAAGTGACGGATTTGTCGTCAGGTGAAAAGCAACTTTTAATTATCTTCTTAACGGTGATTCTACAAAAGAATAAATCATTTATATTATTAATGGATGAGCCAGAAACATCCTTACATGTAGAGTGGCAAGCAACGTTTATTGATTTTATTAAGAAATTAAATCCTAACGTACAAATTATTATTGCGACTCATAACCCTCTTATTTTGTTGAATAGAGAAAGTGATGAAATAGGAATTATTGAAGCAAATAATGATGAAGTGCAAAAAAGAACAAGTGGAACTAAGTACCTAGATATATCATCAATCTTGTTAGACCATTTTAAATTACCATCTTTGGTTGGCACTCAAATGCAAAATGATATCCAGCGTTTTAGTGCGCTTAAGATGCGAGAGCCTGAATTAAATTTGGAAGAGAAAAATCAGTTATCTGACCTTGGTGAATTATTAGAAAATAGTTTGGCTGGTGATATGATTTATAATAAAAAATATTTCGATTTTTTAACCTTTCTTAAAAATAACAAGCACATCAGTTATGAACAATATGAAGCTTCTTCAGAGCAGGATATGGCAGACTTCTTAAGTGAGTTTGGAGGCTCATTCAATGATTGA